A DNA window from Rhineura floridana isolate rRhiFlo1 chromosome 11, rRhiFlo1.hap2, whole genome shotgun sequence contains the following coding sequences:
- the PCGF2 gene encoding polycomb group RING finger protein 2 isoform X2: protein MHRTTRIKITELNPHLMCALCGGYFIDATTIVECLHSFCKTCIVRYLETNKYCPMCDVQVHKTRPLLSIRSDKTLQDIVYKLVPGLFKDEMKRRRDFYAAYPLADVPNGSNEDRGEVLEQERGNLTDDEIVSLSIEFYEGIREENKGTAENGNVEKDKKNSMRFLRCPAAMTIMHLAKFLRNKMDVPSKYKVEVLYEDEPLKEYYTLMDITYIYPWRRNGPLPLKYRVQPACKRLKLSSQLPNSECTNTSGASECESVSDKANSPATLPATTSSSLPSPATPSHGSPSSNTTTVSIPTNPPSSTMLNGTSNCHQMQPLASRGRKAMVNGGPAMSALT from the exons ATGCACAGGACCACCAGGATAAAAATCACAGAGCTGAACCCCCACTTGATGTGTGCCTTATGTGGAGGCTACTTTATTGATGCCACAACCATTGTTGAATGCTTACACTCTT tCTGTAAAACCTGCATTGTCCGTTACCTGGAGACCAACAAATACTGCCCGATGTGTGATGTTCAAGTGCATAAAACGAGGCCACTCCTCAGTATCCG ATCAGATAAAACCCTACAGGACATTGTGTACAAGCTGGTACCCGGACTTTTCAAAG ATGAAATGAAGAGGCGACGTGATTTCTACGCAGCATACCCACTGGCAGATG TTCCTAACGGATCCAATGAAGACCGGGGAGAGGTTTTGGAACAAGAGAGAGGAAACCTAACAGATGATGAAATTGTCAGCTTATCCATAGAGTTCTATGAGGGAATCAG AGAGGAAAACAAAGGGACAGCTGAAAATGGGAATGTGGAGAAAGACAAG AAGAACAGCATGAGATTCCTCCGTTGTCCTGCCGCCATGACTATCATGCACCTGGCTAAGTTCCTCCGCAACAAGATGGATGTTCCCAGCAAATACAAA GTGGAAGTTCTCTATGAAGATGAACCTCTGAAGGAATATTATACCCTCATGGACATAACTTATATTTATCCTTGGCGAAGG AATGGCCCTCTCCCTTTGAAGTATCGCGTCCAGCCGGCCTGCAAGAGGCTAAAACTCTCCTCCCAGTTGCCAAACTCGGAATGCACCAACACCAGCGGCGCTTCAGAGTGTGAATCTGTCAGCGACAAGGCCAACAGTCCTGCCACCttgccagccaccacctcttccTCATTGCCAAGCCCTGCCACGCCTTCCCACGGCTCCCCGAGTTCCAACACCACCACTGTGAGCATCCCCACCAACCCTCCCTCCAGTACCATGCTCAACGGCACTTCGAACTGCCACCAGATGCAACCCTTGGCCAGCAGGGGgcgcaaggcaatggtaaacggtGGTCCAGCAATGTCGGCTTTGACTTAA